In Temnothorax longispinosus isolate EJ_2023e unplaced genomic scaffold, Tlon_JGU_v1 HiC_scaffold_15, whole genome shotgun sequence, the following are encoded in one genomic region:
- the LOC139823660 gene encoding uncharacterized protein: MLLQELWLEKIDWDDSLPPRLRHRWTQFRKELSDLSGITVPRWLGLAPSAHVEIHGFSDASQLAMAAAVYIKVTLPLAEPTITLVCAKTKVALLLARLVNYVQRTLELIMVKIFLWLDSSVARTWINSHLSPWKEYVSNRVAAIQDLVPHGQWRFVPGFKNPADCATCGFSASQLSQHSLWWSGPPWLLLPTSLHWPDLPSQLDSAATLEERPGILATAPQSKMWDLFSRYSSLTRLLRITATCQQCCSTFRGVPQSSLANPLTPADLEAARLFWVRATQAIHFASELKVLSSGNLLPKTHPLSKHLLTTPAYSELEVASRTRYSMRTAFTRLSC; encoded by the coding sequence ATGCTCTTGCAGGAGTTGTGGCTAGAGAAGATCGACTGGGACGACTCCCTTCCACCCCGCCTCCGGCACCGGTGGACTCAATTTCGGAAGGAACTATCGGACCTCTCAGGCATCACTGTTCCTCGGTGGCTAGGCCTCGCCCCCTCAGCTCACGTCGAAATCCACGGATTCTCGGATGCATCTCAACTAGCGATGGCGGCGGCAGTGTACATCAAGGTCACACTCCCTTTAGCGGAACCCACCATCACATTAGTGTGCGCCAAAACCAAGGTAGCCTTACTTCTAGCACGCCTCGTCAACTATGTACAACGAACCCTCGAACTAATCATGGTCAAAATCTTCCTGTGGTTGGACTCATCGGTGGCGCGCACGTGGATCAATAGCCACCTCTCTCCGTGGAAGGAGTATGTCAGCAATCGGGTAGCGGCCATACAAGATCTGGTCCCCCACGGCCAGTGGCGCTTTGTACCCGGCTTCAAAAACCCAGCTGACTGCGCGACTTGTGGCTTCTCGGCGAGCCAACTCTCTCAGCATTCACTCTGGTGGAGTGGCCCCCCTTGGTTGCTCCTCCCCACTTCCCTACACTGGCCAGATCTCCCGTCACAATTGGACTCCGCGGCCACACTCGAGGAGCGACCCGGCATTCTGGCAACTGCCCCGCAATCCAAGATGTGGGATCTCTTCTCTCGGTACTCCTCCCTTACTCGGCTGCTTCGAATCACAGCCACTTGTCAGCAGTGTTGTTCCACGTTCCGAGGGGTGCCTCAGTCATCTCTGGCCAACCCTCTCACTCCGGCCGACTTGGAGGCAGCAAGATTATTCTGGGTTCGAGCGACCCAAGCGATCCACTTTGCCTCTGAACTGAAGGTCCTCTCGAGCGGAAATCTCTTACCCAAGACTCATCCTCTGTCCAAGCATTTATTGACCACTCCGGCATACTCAGAATTGGAGGTCGCCTCAAGAACTCGCTACTCGATGCGGACTGCATTTACCCGGCTATCTTGCTGA